In the Helianthus annuus cultivar XRQ/B chromosome 11, HanXRQr2.0-SUNRISE, whole genome shotgun sequence genome, one interval contains:
- the LOC110907876 gene encoding UDP-glycosyltransferase 85A8: protein MSYVTSGYLETSLDWIPGMNNIRLRDFPSFIRITDINDFLLNYLMNEVEALPRASAVVLNTFDALEHDSVKPLNALNPRIFTLGPLHLMEQHLQDEGVKQLGSNLWKEDVSCIHWLDTKDDGSVVFVNFGSIAVMTKEQLIEFGWGLANSKKDFLWITRPDIVGGNEAVMPPEFLDEIKGRGMITSWCPQEQVLNHPAIGGFLTHSGWNSTLESISSGVPVLCWPFCGEQPTNCRYSCMEWGIGMEIDTNVKRKEVEAQVRELIDGAKGEMLKAKALDLQKKAKEAVIFGGSSYVNFNKLVTEVLWKN, encoded by the exons ATGAGTTACGTGACTAGTGGGTATTTAGAAACAAGCTTAGATTGGATTCCCGGCATGAATAACATCAGATTAAGGGATTTCCCAAGCTTTATTCGAATCACAGACATAAACGACTTCTTGCTCAACTATCTCATGAATGAGGTTGAGGCTCTACCGAGAGCCTCAGCTGTGGTGCTCAACACATTTGATGCCTTGGAACATGACAGTGTTAAGCCTTTAAATGCATTGAACCCCAGAATTTTCACCTTGGGCCCACTACACCTGATGGAACAACATCTGCAAGATGAAGGGGTCAAGCAACTTGGGTCCAATCTTTGGAAAGAAGACGTGAGTTGCATCCATTGGCTTGATACAAAAGACGATGGCTCGGTTGTTTTCGTGAACTTTGGAAGTATTGCAGTAATGACGAAGGAACAACTAATTGAGTTTGGATGGGGACTCGCTAATAGCAAGAAGGATTTCTTATGGATAACCAGGCCAGACATTGTTGGTGGAAATGAGGCGGTAATGCCACCGGAGTTCCTAGATGAGATTAAAGGGAGAGGCATGATCACTAGTTGGTGTCCTCAAGAACAG GTTTTGAACCACCCTGCAATCGGAGGATTCTTAACACACAGTGGATGGAACTCAACACTTGAGAGCATTAGCAGTGGCGTTCCAGTTCTTTGTTGGCCGTTTTGTGGAGAACAACCAACAAATTGTCGGTACAGTTGTATGGAGTGGGGGATTGGGATGGAAATCGACACAAATGTGAAGAGAAAGGAGGTGGAGGCACAAGTGAGGGAACTGATAGATGGGGCGAAAGGTGAGATGTTGAAGGCGAAGGCTTTGGATTTACAAAAGAAAGCCAAAGAAGCAGTAATCTTCGGTGGATCCTCTTATGTCAACTTTAACAAATTAGTTACTGAAGTTCTTTGGAAAAATTGA